Proteins from a genomic interval of Dehalococcoidia bacterium:
- a CDS encoding PKD domain-containing protein, giving the protein MRSHRTRLLLCFATACAALIVALALAGGSGPPRAAGQPQPSLTPENQITIPGGRTLAPGEDVTFVPPPPAPLPTPAPGAPPIRAHFSAVTVHVINGSPGRVFVSLGAPDFTVTAFEDALVQLQTSYPSEFVPGGVPGLGFCGADDARGNVVRCRARLATMFPSGALEVAVTTVPEDAAIQESALAPGDTVHWIYPAADGAAERLSPALSVANDAKQPLTAAWDGAKLTAATDADVALTAGLQAPGLPVDQWPPSSLCAEAPEAPNALSCDLSGYLQVDATIRSLPRAPRSVPQLAYRDRFGDGVLSITPVGPDVAPGGEAVNVTVDAGGRSFAGQGALRPGGPGGQFALSFSANDDAGAAYLFTGELKPFGDTFAARGSWLGLATPHTVGSWQAGDADAAQVSAFAVPISYTTRTPDDPNFSFPGMGLPFLSDELVGFDPPGSGAHPVAPPTIAVAGQTIGLQAITTAPLVGSRYTYDFDFGDGSVDTGDTRQTVPHVYQAAGVYTIVAVLTDESGVQAFGATRIRIAPVP; this is encoded by the coding sequence ATGCGCAGTCATAGGACTCGCCTGCTGCTCTGCTTCGCGACGGCTTGTGCCGCGCTGATCGTGGCGCTCGCGCTTGCCGGCGGGAGCGGCCCGCCACGGGCGGCCGGCCAGCCGCAACCGTCGCTCACGCCGGAGAACCAGATCACGATTCCGGGCGGCCGCACGCTGGCGCCGGGCGAAGACGTGACCTTCGTGCCGCCGCCGCCCGCGCCCCTGCCAACGCCGGCGCCGGGTGCTCCGCCGATCCGAGCGCACTTTTCGGCCGTGACCGTGCACGTCATCAATGGATCGCCAGGCCGCGTGTTCGTTTCGCTCGGGGCGCCCGACTTCACCGTGACCGCCTTTGAGGATGCGCTGGTCCAGCTGCAGACTTCGTATCCCTCCGAGTTCGTTCCCGGCGGCGTGCCCGGCCTCGGCTTCTGCGGCGCCGACGACGCGCGCGGCAACGTCGTGCGCTGCCGCGCCCGGCTCGCGACGATGTTCCCGTCAGGCGCCCTTGAGGTAGCCGTCACCACGGTCCCGGAAGACGCCGCGATACAGGAGTCCGCGCTGGCCCCTGGCGACACGGTGCATTGGATCTATCCAGCGGCGGACGGGGCGGCCGAAAGGCTGTCGCCCGCGCTTTCCGTGGCCAACGACGCCAAACAGCCGCTGACTGCCGCCTGGGACGGCGCGAAGCTGACGGCCGCGACCGACGCGGACGTGGCGCTCACCGCCGGCCTGCAGGCGCCTGGCCTGCCCGTCGACCAGTGGCCGCCATCGAGTCTCTGCGCGGAGGCGCCGGAAGCGCCGAATGCGCTGAGTTGCGACCTGAGCGGTTACCTGCAGGTCGACGCAACTATCCGCTCGCTGCCCCGGGCGCCTCGGAGCGTGCCGCAACTCGCCTATCGTGACCGCTTCGGCGATGGCGTGCTCTCGATCACGCCCGTCGGTCCGGACGTGGCGCCGGGCGGCGAGGCCGTCAACGTGACGGTCGACGCCGGCGGCCGCTCCTTCGCCGGGCAGGGCGCGCTGCGTCCGGGTGGGCCGGGCGGGCAGTTTGCGCTGAGCTTCAGCGCAAATGACGATGCCGGCGCCGCCTACCTGTTCACCGGCGAGTTGAAGCCGTTCGGCGACACGTTCGCGGCCCGCGGCTCCTGGCTCGGCCTCGCCACGCCTCACACCGTCGGCAGCTGGCAGGCAGGAGATGCGGACGCGGCGCAGGTGTCCGCCTTCGCCGTGCCGATCAGCTATACGACGCGCACTCCGGACGATCCGAACTTCAGCTTCCCCGGCATGGGACTGCCGTTCCTGAGCGACGAGCTTGTCGGATTCGACCCGCCGGGAAGCGGGGCGCATCCGGTCGCACCGCCAACCATCGCCGTGGCCGGCCAAACTATCGGCCTTCAGGCGATCACCACGGCGCCGCTGGTCGGCAGCCGCTACACCTATGACTTCGACTTCGGCGACGGCAGCGTCGACACGGGCGACACACGCCAAACCGTACCCCACGTCTACCAGGCCGCCGGCGTCTACACGATCGTCGCCGTCCTGACCGACGAGAGCGGTGTCCAGGCCTTCGGCGCGACGCGGATCCGCATCGCGCCGGTGCCGTAG
- a CDS encoding helix-turn-helix domain-containing protein has product MATPFENYLDLVEAARVLAIHPQSLRRLIKQGKVPAVLFAGKYLIERDKIEMFKSNYDPRPGRKPIRRLL; this is encoded by the coding sequence ATGGCGACACCGTTCGAGAACTACCTCGACCTGGTCGAGGCCGCCCGCGTGCTGGCCATCCACCCGCAGAGCCTGCGGCGCCTGATCAAGCAGGGCAAAGTCCCGGCGGTGCTCTTCGCCGGCAAATACCTGATCGAGCGCGACAAGATCGAGATGTTCAAGTCCAACTACGACCCGCGCCCCGGCCGCAAGCCGATCCGCCGCCTGCTCTAG
- a CDS encoding DNA double-strand break repair nuclease NurA, whose amino-acid sequence MTLDLVKVAASLPELVERARLEQAQNAARMERALALLRAAAEAPAAFAERVERAETSWSLALPHTERLDAAIAPPAAPADYAVLAVDGSSIDVDRNLPVECYVLNFGWMSLQYGGSPFADFNTRAELQPTGDELFLRDASDPSREAAIRGAVLDVVRGVRELALLAELAETVCPSDRPLLALLDGNLALWNLEKRYVPPLIAEDLKHGERGTLQALRRLERLVQDGRAVFSGYVSRSGASNVVNSLRLLECPMRPAVQCRACPGRETGERPCDAAGLPDDAALMLRLLQPWQRSAVFLPHRSTGDQTAERWYEQEGHRIAFFYLRAGDEIARVELPLWMAEEHSRLELLHALLVRQAQSGANYPVALQEAHEQAVISTTDRMAFSALIARECELHGIPWLTSSKALSKRVRGI is encoded by the coding sequence TTGACGCTGGACCTGGTCAAAGTCGCCGCCAGCCTGCCGGAACTGGTCGAACGCGCGCGGCTCGAACAGGCGCAGAACGCGGCGCGCATGGAGCGGGCGCTAGCGCTGCTGCGCGCGGCCGCCGAGGCGCCGGCCGCCTTCGCCGAGCGCGTCGAGCGGGCGGAGACCTCGTGGTCGCTGGCGCTGCCGCACACAGAGCGCCTCGACGCGGCGATCGCGCCGCCCGCCGCGCCCGCGGACTACGCCGTGCTGGCTGTGGACGGCTCCAGCATCGACGTCGATCGCAACCTGCCCGTCGAGTGCTACGTGCTCAACTTCGGCTGGATGTCGCTGCAGTACGGCGGCAGCCCCTTCGCCGATTTCAACACCCGCGCCGAGCTGCAGCCGACGGGCGACGAGCTGTTCCTGCGCGACGCCAGCGACCCGAGCCGCGAGGCCGCGATCCGCGGCGCGGTGCTGGACGTGGTGCGCGGCGTGCGCGAGCTGGCGCTGCTGGCCGAACTGGCCGAGACCGTTTGCCCCAGCGACCGGCCGCTGCTGGCGCTGCTCGATGGCAACCTGGCGCTGTGGAACCTGGAGAAGCGCTACGTGCCGCCCCTGATCGCGGAAGACCTGAAGCACGGCGAGCGCGGCACCTTGCAGGCGCTCAGGCGGCTGGAACGGCTGGTGCAGGACGGCCGCGCCGTGTTCAGCGGCTACGTCAGCCGCAGCGGCGCAAGCAACGTGGTCAACAGCCTGCGCCTGCTGGAATGCCCGATGCGCCCGGCGGTGCAGTGCCGCGCCTGTCCCGGCCGCGAGACGGGCGAGCGGCCCTGCGACGCGGCCGGCCTGCCGGACGACGCGGCGCTGATGCTGCGCCTGCTGCAGCCCTGGCAGCGCAGCGCCGTCTTCCTGCCGCATCGCTCGACCGGCGACCAGACGGCGGAGCGCTGGTACGAGCAGGAAGGCCACCGCATCGCCTTCTTTTACCTGCGCGCCGGCGACGAGATCGCGCGTGTCGAACTGCCGTTGTGGATGGCGGAAGAGCATTCGCGGCTGGAGCTGCTGCACGCGCTGCTGGTGCGGCAGGCGCAAAGCGGCGCGAACTACCCGGTGGCCCTACAGGAGGCCCACGAGCAAGCCGTGATCTCGACAACGGACCGCATGGCCTTCTCCGCCCTGATCGCGCGCGAGTGCGAGCTGCACGGCATCCCCTGGCTGACTTCGTCCAAGGCGCTGAGCAAGCGGGTGCGTGGGATATGA
- the selB gene encoding selenocysteine-specific translation elongation factor, with protein sequence MYVIGTAGHVDHGKSTLVQALTGIDPDRLREEKERGMTIDLGFAWLKLPGGEEVSIVDVPGHERFIKNMLAGVGGIDIALLVVAADEGVMPQTREHLAILDLLQVKTGVVAVTKADLVEADWLELVQADIADTLAGTSLAGAPLVACSAVTREGLPELLAALEAALARTEPKRDIGRPRLAIDRVFSVAGFGTVVTGTLIDGMLRAGQEVVVEPGGLRSRVRGLQSHKHKVERSEPGSRTAVNLGNVGTDELHRGLVLTTPGWLMPTTAVDVRLRMTADATHPLRHNAQTTFHSGSAEAPARVRLLDADELPPGGEGWAQVRLFEPVAVARGDGFVLRSPNETLGGGTVVDVHARRHRRRHEATLASLASLERGSPEESLYEVLARHEPAALDLLVRETSLGAAGVRAALAKLLEAGRAVRIGGDGDETPGPNAALYTLAGYQRLTERALAAVAAFLKEHSLRAGMPREELKSRLGLNPRLFNGLLEHWLARGDLAERGATVAPPEHAVALNAAQKAESDRFLAALRAHPYAPAPDHLPERELIAYLAESGAVVPVAEGIVFDAAAYRLMVDGIVAHLKRHPAITLAQVRDLFGTSRRYAQALLEHLDDKRVTRRLGDERVLRSPEGAVH encoded by the coding sequence ATGTATGTCATCGGTACCGCCGGCCACGTCGATCACGGCAAATCGACGCTTGTGCAGGCGCTCACCGGCATCGACCCCGACCGGCTCCGCGAGGAGAAGGAGCGGGGCATGACGATCGACCTCGGCTTCGCCTGGCTGAAGCTGCCGGGCGGCGAAGAGGTCAGCATCGTCGACGTGCCGGGCCACGAGCGCTTCATCAAGAACATGCTGGCCGGCGTCGGCGGCATCGACATCGCCCTGCTCGTCGTGGCGGCGGACGAGGGCGTGATGCCGCAGACACGCGAGCACCTGGCGATCCTCGATCTGCTTCAGGTGAAAACGGGCGTTGTCGCCGTGACCAAGGCCGACCTGGTCGAGGCCGACTGGCTGGAGCTGGTGCAGGCGGACATCGCCGACACGCTGGCGGGCACGAGCCTGGCCGGCGCGCCGCTCGTGGCCTGCTCCGCGGTCACGCGCGAGGGGCTGCCGGAGCTGCTGGCGGCGCTGGAAGCCGCGCTGGCGAGGACGGAGCCGAAGCGCGACATCGGCCGGCCGCGCCTGGCGATCGATCGGGTGTTCAGCGTCGCCGGCTTCGGCACGGTCGTCACCGGCACACTGATCGACGGCATGCTGCGCGCCGGGCAAGAGGTCGTGGTCGAGCCGGGCGGCCTGCGCTCGCGCGTGCGCGGCCTGCAGTCGCACAAGCACAAGGTGGAGCGATCGGAACCCGGCAGCCGCACGGCCGTCAACCTCGGCAACGTCGGCACCGATGAGCTGCACCGCGGCCTGGTGCTGACCACGCCCGGCTGGCTCATGCCCACCACGGCCGTGGACGTGCGCCTGCGCATGACCGCCGACGCCACCCACCCGCTGCGACACAACGCGCAGACGACGTTCCACAGCGGCTCGGCCGAGGCGCCGGCGCGCGTGCGCCTGCTCGACGCCGACGAGCTGCCTCCCGGCGGCGAAGGCTGGGCGCAGGTACGGCTGTTCGAGCCGGTGGCCGTGGCGCGCGGGGACGGCTTCGTGCTGCGCTCTCCCAACGAGACGCTGGGCGGCGGCACGGTCGTGGACGTGCACGCCCGCCGGCATCGCCGCCGGCACGAGGCGACATTGGCCTCGCTCGCCTCTTTAGAACGTGGCTCGCCCGAAGAGAGCCTCTATGAGGTGCTGGCGCGCCACGAGCCGGCGGCGCTGGACCTGTTGGTGCGCGAGACGAGCCTTGGCGCTGCGGGCGTGCGTGCGGCGCTGGCGAAGCTGCTTGAAGCGGGCCGCGCCGTACGCATCGGCGGCGACGGCGATGAAACGCCCGGCCCGAACGCGGCGCTGTACACGCTGGCGGGCTATCAACGGCTGACGGAGCGGGCGCTGGCCGCGGTGGCCGCCTTCCTCAAAGAGCACAGCCTGCGCGCGGGTATGCCGCGCGAGGAACTGAAGAGCCGGCTCGGCCTCAATCCGCGCCTGTTCAACGGCCTGCTGGAGCACTGGCTCGCCCGCGGCGACCTGGCCGAGCGCGGCGCCACGGTCGCCCCGCCCGAGCACGCCGTCGCGCTCAACGCGGCACAGAAGGCGGAGTCCGATCGCTTCCTCGCGGCGCTGCGGGCGCATCCGTACGCGCCGGCGCCGGACCACCTGCCCGAGCGCGAGTTGATCGCCTATCTGGCGGAGAGCGGCGCCGTTGTGCCGGTGGCCGAAGGCATCGTCTTCGACGCCGCGGCCTACCGGCTGATGGTGGATGGCATCGTCGCCCACCTGAAGCGGCATCCGGCGATCACCCTGGCGCAGGTGCGCGACCTGTTCGGCACCAGCCGCCGCTACGCGCAGGCGCTGCTCGAACACCTGGACGACAAGCGTGTCACGCGGCGCCTGGGCGACGAGCGCGTGCTGCGCAGCCCGGAAGGGGCCGTGCATTGA
- a CDS encoding metallophosphoesterase yields the protein MTADQGTGANSAIPGDAVVLAHSSDLHLASETRHEDDLARLQGVLEAALAAGADALLLAGDIFDHNRVKLPLIDAVGRRLQDAALPVIILPGNHDCLAAGSVYRRGGLGELPNVEVLGITVDELLPLAGLDLEVWGRPHPDHVDMAPLREPAPRGSARWRVAIAHGHWVSGPQDLHRSWLIHQEELDALQADYLALGHWDLATKIGAGALPAYYSGSPDLAKTINLVRLSAGGVEVTRMPLPASTNGGADDGRRGA from the coding sequence GTGACCGCTGATCAGGGCACGGGCGCGAACAGCGCCATCCCGGGTGACGCCGTCGTGCTGGCGCACAGCTCCGATCTGCACCTCGCTTCGGAGACGCGGCACGAGGACGACCTCGCGCGGCTGCAGGGCGTGCTCGAGGCAGCGCTGGCGGCGGGGGCCGACGCGCTGCTGTTGGCGGGCGACATCTTCGACCACAACCGCGTCAAGCTGCCGCTGATCGACGCCGTTGGCCGCCGCCTGCAGGATGCGGCGCTGCCGGTGATTATTCTGCCCGGCAACCACGACTGCCTTGCCGCCGGCTCCGTCTACCGCCGCGGCGGGCTGGGCGAGCTGCCCAACGTCGAGGTGCTCGGCATCACCGTGGACGAGCTGCTGCCGCTGGCCGGCCTTGACCTCGAAGTCTGGGGGAGGCCGCACCCCGATCACGTGGACATGGCGCCGCTGCGCGAGCCTGCGCCGCGTGGCTCGGCGCGCTGGCGCGTGGCGATCGCGCACGGGCACTGGGTCAGCGGCCCGCAGGACCTGCACCGCTCCTGGCTGATTCACCAGGAGGAGCTGGACGCGCTGCAAGCCGACTACCTTGCCCTTGGCCACTGGGACCTGGCGACGAAGATCGGCGCCGGCGCACTGCCCGCCTACTACTCCGGCTCGCCCGACCTCGCGAAGACGATCAACCTGGTGCGGCTGAGCGCGGGCGGCGTCGAGGTGACGCGCATGCCGCTGCCGGCCAGCACGAACGGCGGGGCGGACGATGGGCGACGCGGCGCCTGA
- a CDS encoding cytochrome P450, with translation MVAGTNPLMSPENLDNPYPLYALARQFEPFSFQPEMQAWNAFLYEDCRAILRDPRRFSSDFQRNLPPAERATTSILNLDPPRHTQLRELVNRAFTPRMVQQLAPRIRAITDELLAAVEPSGRTDLIHDLAYPLPVIVIAEILGVPPEDRADFKRWSDVIAASLGTGLGAEGEDEAMGAREVPEQTITEMSAYFGAVVDAREREPRQDLISALIAAEIEGQKLTRDEILTFCILLLVAGNETTTNLIGNAVRTLLEQPAALARLRAGATLWPSAVEEVLRYRPPVQATVRLTTEDTELRRQAMKAGQVVIVWLASANRDADEFPNPDTFDIARSPNRHLSFGQGIHFCLGAPLARLEAAIALDEIGRRLPNLRRADAAPLEQVPGFIMHGVKHLPLAFDRRNGRD, from the coding sequence GTGGTTGCCGGAACCAATCCCCTGATGTCGCCCGAGAATTTGGACAATCCCTACCCGCTCTACGCCCTGGCACGGCAGTTTGAGCCGTTCTCCTTTCAGCCGGAGATGCAGGCGTGGAACGCGTTCCTGTACGAAGACTGCCGCGCGATCCTGCGTGACCCGCGGCGGTTCTCCAGCGACTTTCAGCGCAACCTGCCGCCCGCCGAACGCGCCACCACCAGCATCCTCAACCTCGACCCGCCGCGCCACACGCAGCTGCGCGAGCTGGTCAACCGCGCCTTCACGCCGCGCATGGTGCAGCAACTGGCGCCACGCATCCGCGCGATTACGGACGAGCTGCTGGCGGCCGTGGAACCGAGCGGCCGCACCGACCTGATTCACGACCTCGCCTATCCGCTGCCGGTGATCGTGATCGCCGAGATCCTGGGCGTGCCGCCGGAGGACCGCGCGGACTTCAAGCGCTGGTCGGATGTGATCGCGGCGAGCCTCGGCACCGGCCTTGGAGCCGAAGGCGAGGACGAGGCGATGGGCGCGCGCGAAGTGCCCGAACAGACGATCACGGAGATGAGCGCCTACTTCGGCGCCGTGGTCGACGCGCGCGAGCGGGAGCCGCGGCAGGACCTGATCAGCGCCCTGATCGCGGCGGAGATCGAAGGCCAGAAGCTGACGCGCGACGAAATCCTGACCTTTTGCATCCTCTTGCTCGTCGCCGGCAACGAGACGACGACCAACCTGATCGGCAATGCCGTGCGCACGCTGCTGGAGCAGCCCGCGGCCCTTGCGCGGCTGCGCGCCGGCGCGACGCTCTGGCCCTCGGCGGTGGAAGAGGTGCTGCGCTACCGCCCGCCCGTGCAGGCCACCGTGCGCCTGACGACCGAGGATACGGAGCTGCGCCGCCAGGCGATGAAGGCCGGGCAGGTGGTGATCGTCTGGCTGGCCTCCGCCAACCGCGACGCCGACGAGTTCCCCAACCCGGACACGTTTGACATCGCCCGCTCGCCCAACCGGCACCTGAGCTTCGGCCAGGGCATCCACTTCTGCCTCGGTGCGCCGCTGGCGCGGCTCGAGGCCGCGATCGCGCTGGACGAGATCGGCCGGCGTCTGCCCAACCTGCGCCGGGCGGACGCCGCGCCGCTGGAGCAGGTGCCCGGCTTTATCATGCACGGCGTCAAGCACCTGCCGCTGGCGTTCGATCGGCGAAACGGTCGAGACTGA
- a CDS encoding SDR family oxidoreductase, whose amino-acid sequence MGDAAPEVLRPDLFAGRAAIVTGGGSGIGRVIARRFAALGAGVAVAGRHIETLGETRAQIEAAGGLCQALATDIRDVAQVEALVAGAIERFGRVDFLINNAGGQFPARPSQISDRGWRSVIDLNLNGTWNMCSRVGPRLVAQEFGAIVNVVHVYALERGAYFFAHSGAARAGVINLTRTLANYWGRHNVTVNALAPGNVDTTGMREKELAQAGFDAASEAANLASVPAHRYASPEEVAELCAFLCSPAARFVNGAVLVADGGQLLHNWPEPAGWEMERP is encoded by the coding sequence ATGGGCGACGCGGCGCCTGAGGTTCTGCGTCCGGATCTCTTCGCCGGGCGAGCGGCGATCGTCACCGGCGGCGGCAGCGGCATCGGCCGGGTGATCGCGCGGCGCTTCGCGGCGCTGGGCGCCGGCGTCGCCGTGGCGGGCCGGCACATCGAGACGCTGGGCGAGACGCGAGCGCAGATCGAAGCCGCGGGCGGGCTCTGCCAGGCGCTGGCGACGGACATCCGCGACGTGGCGCAGGTCGAGGCGCTGGTCGCAGGCGCGATCGAGCGCTTTGGCCGCGTCGACTTCCTGATCAACAACGCCGGTGGCCAGTTCCCGGCGCGGCCTTCGCAGATCTCGGACCGCGGCTGGCGCTCGGTGATCGACCTGAACCTCAACGGCACCTGGAACATGTGCAGCCGCGTCGGGCCGCGCCTGGTGGCGCAGGAGTTCGGCGCGATCGTCAACGTCGTGCACGTGTACGCGCTGGAACGCGGCGCCTACTTCTTCGCCCACTCCGGCGCGGCGCGAGCCGGCGTCATCAACCTGACTCGCACGCTGGCGAACTACTGGGGCCGCCACAACGTCACCGTCAACGCGCTGGCGCCGGGCAACGTGGACACGACCGGGATGCGCGAGAAGGAACTGGCGCAGGCGGGCTTCGACGCGGCGTCGGAAGCCGCAAACCTCGCCTCGGTGCCCGCGCACCGCTACGCCTCACCGGAGGAAGTGGCGGAGCTGTGCGCCTTCCTCTGCTCGCCGGCGGCGCGCTTCGTCAACGGCGCCGTGCTGGTCGCGGACGGCGGGCAACTGCTGCACAACTGGCCGGAGCCGGCCGGCTGGGAGATGGAGCGGCCCTGA
- a CDS encoding LysR family transcriptional regulator, with translation MILQHLETFVRVVDEGNFTRAGELLNLSQPAVTRQVAALERELGATLVERGGRGLHLTAMGQSVYQHAHHILAQVENLKTDVTSLADPERGEVSIACVTTVGLFTLPRLLAEFRAAYPNVRLRVWSARADGVLDRLLEGNADLGLTSTPVAHPRLESTALFEDQIIAVAAPAYAAGLLDPIPLAEFSQLDMILFQAPSRFRTHVDAELEQAGVYPRITMEFDSHEAVRTAAQMGYGVGMVPRQAVAAELAAGALVELRVAGLPRITRTTCLVVPRRGAPPPPAVANFIRLLLARYGHGVRGNRAALQPAATV, from the coding sequence ATGATTCTGCAACATTTAGAGACGTTCGTGCGCGTCGTGGACGAGGGCAACTTCACCCGTGCGGGCGAGCTGCTGAATTTGAGCCAGCCCGCGGTCACGCGCCAGGTGGCGGCGCTGGAGCGCGAGCTGGGCGCCACGCTGGTCGAGCGCGGCGGCCGCGGCCTGCACCTCACGGCGATGGGCCAAAGCGTCTACCAGCACGCGCACCACATCCTGGCGCAGGTGGAGAATCTGAAGACGGACGTGACCTCGCTGGCCGACCCGGAGCGGGGCGAGGTCTCGATCGCCTGCGTCACCACGGTCGGGCTGTTCACCCTGCCGCGGCTGCTGGCCGAGTTTCGCGCCGCCTATCCCAACGTGCGGCTCCGCGTCTGGTCGGCCCGCGCCGACGGCGTGCTCGACCGCCTGCTCGAAGGTAACGCCGACCTCGGCCTGACCAGCACGCCCGTGGCCCACCCGCGGCTGGAGTCGACGGCGCTGTTCGAGGACCAGATCATCGCCGTCGCCGCGCCGGCCTACGCGGCCGGGCTGCTGGACCCCATCCCGCTGGCGGAGTTCTCGCAGCTCGACATGATCCTCTTCCAGGCGCCGTCGCGCTTCCGCACGCACGTCGATGCGGAGCTGGAGCAGGCGGGCGTCTATCCGCGCATCACGATGGAGTTCGACAGCCACGAGGCGGTGCGCACGGCGGCGCAGATGGGCTACGGCGTGGGTATGGTGCCACGCCAGGCGGTGGCCGCGGAGCTGGCGGCGGGGGCGCTGGTCGAGCTGCGCGTTGCCGGCCTGCCGCGGATCACGCGGACCACCTGCCTGGTGGTGCCGCGCCGCGGCGCCCCGCCGCCGCCGGCAGTGGCGAACTTCATCCGCTTGCTGCTCGCCCGCTACGGCCACGGGGTGCGAGGGAACAGGGCGGCGCTGCAGCCGGCGGCGACGGTGTAG
- a CDS encoding 2-oxoacid:acceptor oxidoreductase subunit alpha, whose product MLQEIVWKIGGEQGQGLDPTSDVFATVCNRMGYWVYAYKTFSSRIKGGHTDFTVRVSQERKLSPAPKLNMLVAIDQESIDLLVEDLAEDGILLADSGFHPQAPDGVKLITADLTKMARELGNPVYRNMIAVGCSAQVLGIPLEPFREYVQEKFGRKGEAVVQENWRALDMGAQIAIEQLGHEVFSLGVPDGKNDRLIVTGNDAMTLGALAAGCRAVFAYPITPASEVLEVAAKLFPRYGGVAVQMEDELGALGAVIGAGFAGARALTCTAGPGISLMQELMGLAGMTEVPCVIIDTQRGGPSTGMPTKHEQSDLFALIHGGHGEAPRIVLAPGTGEQAFYDAALAFNLADNYHCPVIIASDLGLALWQQTVDPFDASKVVIDRGPIVEQSYLDSIGGDGFERYADSETGVSARSFPGMKNGQYLATGAEHGRTGKVTESPTNRVRMIERRKRKLAKLEIGGKPVPGVEVEGPEKPDVLLISYGSTIGAVREAAGNLAAEGLSVGVCQVRLLNPLPAEELTALVNGARSVIVIENNSEGQLAYLMRANRVPYGNVQSMLKYDGTLFRGDEVTARVKEMTAVPQAAARAAHEVRA is encoded by the coding sequence ATGCTCCAGGAGATCGTCTGGAAGATCGGCGGCGAGCAAGGACAGGGGCTCGATCCCACCAGCGACGTCTTCGCCACCGTCTGCAACCGCATGGGCTACTGGGTCTACGCCTACAAGACCTTCTCGTCGCGCATCAAGGGCGGCCACACCGACTTCACCGTGCGCGTCAGTCAAGAACGCAAGCTCTCGCCCGCGCCGAAGCTGAACATGCTCGTCGCCATCGACCAGGAGTCGATCGACCTGCTGGTCGAAGACCTGGCCGAGGACGGTATCCTGCTCGCCGACAGCGGCTTCCACCCGCAGGCGCCGGACGGCGTGAAGCTGATCACCGCCGACCTCACCAAGATGGCGCGCGAGCTGGGCAATCCGGTCTACCGCAACATGATCGCCGTCGGCTGCTCCGCGCAGGTGCTCGGCATTCCGCTGGAGCCCTTCCGCGAGTACGTGCAGGAGAAGTTCGGCCGCAAGGGCGAGGCCGTCGTCCAGGAGAACTGGCGGGCGCTCGACATGGGCGCCCAGATCGCGATCGAGCAGCTCGGCCACGAGGTCTTCAGCCTCGGCGTGCCCGACGGCAAGAACGACCGCCTGATCGTCACCGGCAACGACGCGATGACGCTCGGCGCGCTGGCCGCCGGCTGCCGCGCCGTCTTCGCCTACCCGATTACGCCGGCCTCCGAAGTGCTGGAGGTCGCGGCCAAGCTCTTCCCGCGCTACGGCGGCGTCGCCGTGCAAATGGAGGACGAGCTGGGCGCCCTCGGCGCGGTGATCGGCGCGGGCTTCGCCGGCGCCCGGGCGCTCACCTGCACCGCCGGCCCCGGCATCTCGCTGATGCAGGAGCTGATGGGCCTCGCCGGCATGACGGAAGTCCCCTGCGTGATCATCGACACGCAGCGCGGCGGCCCCAGCACCGGCATGCCCACCAAGCACGAGCAGTCCGACCTTTTCGCCCTGATCCACGGCGGCCACGGCGAGGCGCCGCGCATCGTGCTGGCGCCCGGCACGGGCGAGCAGGCCTTCTACGACGCCGCGCTCGCCTTCAACCTGGCCGACAACTACCACTGTCCCGTGATCATCGCCTCCGACCTCGGCCTCGCCCTCTGGCAGCAAACGGTCGATCCGTTCGATGCTTCAAAGGTTGTGATCGACCGCGGCCCGATCGTCGAGCAGTCCTATTTGGACAGCATCGGCGGCGACGGCTTCGAGCGCTACGCCGACAGCGAGACGGGCGTCTCCGCCCGCTCCTTCCCCGGCATGAAGAACGGCCAGTATTTGGCCACGGGCGCCGAGCACGGCCGCACGGGCAAGGTCACCGAGAGCCCGACCAACCGCGTGCGCATGATCGAGCGCCGCAAGCGCAAGCTGGCGAAGCTGGAGATCGGCGGCAAGCCCGTCCCCGGCGTGGAGGTCGAAGGGCCGGAGAAGCCCGACGTGCTGCTGATCTCCTACGGCTCGACGATCGGCGCCGTGCGCGAGGCGGCCGGCAATCTTGCCGCCGAGGGCTTGAGTGTCGGCGTCTGCCAGGTGCGCCTGCTCAACCCGCTGCCGGCAGAGGAGCTGACGGCGCTGGTGAACGGCGCCCGCAGCGTCATCGTGATCGAGAACAACTCCGAGGGCCAGCTCGCCTACCTGATGCGGGCGAACCGCGTGCCCTACGGCAACGTCCAGTCCATGTTGAAGTATGACGGCACCCTCTTCCGCGGCGACGAAGTCACCGCCCGGGTGAAGGAGATGACCGCCGTTCCCCAGGCCGCCGCGCGGGCGGCGCACGAGGTGCGAGCATAA